The following proteins come from a genomic window of Aspergillus luchuensis IFO 4308 DNA, chromosome 3, nearly complete sequence:
- a CDS encoding uncharacterized protein (COG:S;~EggNog:ENOG410PXFF;~TransMembrane:11 (o28-48i106-128o140-163i175-196o228-248i316-335o355-376i441-461o481-501i513-537o543-567i)), translating to MSTSWTYNCSGPSPEWIANSDITGTGVVFSYIITAGIVVVVLALYYFVAYDPSHDPFLGSKRNSVSRAFYPNPVDALILEDSRRTAISFLGAFGCVPINNTSFEEAFIRCIIAFSDMQLLTGYSILISGFSQLGSGLQTFYWQVVIGLTWFSTITHQSCLTALRNHLYLHSSERTWRLAAMATLCVLLAIGLGFTANYDWAFSTGKNEPNYGDAAICYIRIRLPLGQAFYTMLISVLLITFSFVVRIVKLYRFLSVDIFTRARSRVSHWTYTSLRIVHDWSDSSAQPPCLKCMVCYYPLLAAKLSADLLVDGWTSVFMEIFWVAVAYFWGIYRLIATLQMIGNPTGFLNGSSDWTFGQVIAMLLLAGPLITIVESFHSDTGQGKYHPAENATHVLSAQNVPTGQTMIPASGRSSPILASSRNSRLVGHATWRSYRSTLRMFCVYCTLMSFPMLGLLVLAAIGQGSFTGAFVTLGAGRSCYFFLLIPLIGLWEMILLSLAFDELLNGRKRWERVTLWLLNTSVCPSSCLFWMLYFFYIDQSTSLVWLGVMQATLFVVYGLVVTLRAVLSPQ from the exons ATGAGCACATCTTGGACGTACAACTGTTCAGGCCCATCTCCCGAATGGATCGCCAACAGTGATATCACAGGCACCGGT GTTGTCTTCAGCTACATCATAACAGCCGGAATAGTGGTCGTGGTTCTTGCACTATACTACTTTGTTGCATATGATCCCTCTCATGATCCATTTTTAGGGTCCAAAAGGAACAGTGTATCCAGGGCCTTTTACCCTAATCCAGTGGACGCACTTATACTCGAGGATTCGAGACGTACAGCAATATCTTTTCTGGGTGCATTTGGCTGCGTTCCCATCAATAATACCAGTTTTGAGGAAGCATTTATCAGG TGTATCATCGCTTTCAGTGACATGCAGCTCTTGACTGGTTATTCAATACTTATCAGTGGCTTTTCGCAGCTTGGCTCTGGTCTACAAACATTCTACTGGCAAGTTGTCATAGGTCTGACCTGGTTTTCTACCATTACACATCAATCTTGCCTGACGGCGTTGCGCAATCACCTTTATCTTCACTCCTCTGAGCGTACATGGCGGCTAGCTGCCATGGCTACATTGTGCGTTCTCTTGGCTATTGGCCTAGGATTTACTGCAAACTATGATTGGGCCTTTAGTACCGGCAAGAACGAGCCGAATTACGGGGATGCCGCGATATGCTATATTCGAATTAGGTTGCCATTGGGACAAGCTTTCTATACTATGCTAATCTCAGTCCTGCTTATAACCTTTTCATTCGTGGTGCGCATTGTCAAGCTCTATCGATTCCTTTCAGTGGATATTTTCACCAGGGCAAGGTCGAGGGTCAGCCACTGGACATATACAAGCTTACGGATCGTGCATGACTGGTCAGATTCATCAGCCCAACCGCCCTGCTTGAAGTGTATGGTCTGCTATTATCCATTATTAGCAGCTAAGCTATCGGCGGATCTGCTTGTCGATGGATGGACGTCTGTCTTCATGGAG ATCTTCTGGGTAGCTGTGGCCTATTTCTGGGGTATTTATCGGTTGATTGCCACGCTTCAGATGATAGGGAACCCGACTGGATTTCTCAATGGGTCGAGCGATTGGACATTTGGCCAGGTTATTGCGATGCTATTGCTCGCCGGGCCCCTGATAACGATAGTGGAATCATTTCACTCCGATACTG GGCAAGGAAAATACCATCCTGCGGAAAATGCAACTCACGTGCTCTCCGCGCAAAATGTACCCACGGGACAAACAATGATTCCTGCTTCCGGTAGATCCAGCCCTATTCTCGCGTCATCCAGAAACAGTCGGCTTGTTGGGCATGCCACCTGGCGCTCATATCGCAGCACTCTACGTATGTTCTGTGTCTATTGCACGCTGATGTCATTTCCAATGTTGGGACTTCTAGTTCTTGCTGCTATAGGACAAGGTTCTTTCACAGGGGCATTTGTCACGCTGGGCGCGGGTCGTTCATGttacttctttctcttgaTTCCACTGATTGGCCTATGGGAGATGATTCTCTTATCGCTCGCATTCGATGAGTTATTGAATGGGCGGAAGCGATGGGAAAGAGTTACCCTGTGGCTTCTTAATACCTCTGTCTGCCCTTCCTCTTGTCTATTCTGGATGctgtatttcttttatatcgACCAAAGCACGAGTCTTGTCTGGCTAGGTGTTATGCAAGCAACGCTCTTTGTTGTCTATGGCCTTGTTGTAACTCTGCGTGCAGTCCTCTCTCCCCAATAG
- a CDS encoding uncharacterized protein (COG:S;~EggNog:ENOG410PTIR), with protein sequence MDLSHPLPTPYPKKSLYDPPIRILVDTRIHLLQGDTNEERNTFLINHICQLHWHTEFIPSKHRRYAFSTERFPIESTRCLFLVDCGQTASKEEDEDVPVVYYKWTGEFLTPLPILSYEAWIKNKLKYVYPFTPAPNWQNGVDRDREREMLLSKVLWASSSGGATDDDLRALRDNEKDWAWLRETLDPDVFGGFLYEARRRVY encoded by the exons ATGGACCTCTCTCACCCCCTACCCACCCCCTACCCCAAAAAATCCCTCTACGACCCTCCCATCCGCATCCTCGTCGACACCCGCattcacctcctccaaggaGACACCAACGAAGAGCGCAACAccttcctcatcaaccacatcTGCCAACTACACTGGCACACCGAATTCATCCCCTCCAAGCACCGCCGCTACGCCTTCAGCACCGAGCGTTTCCCCATTGAGTCTACCCGCTGCCTGTTTCTTGTTGATTGCGGCCAGACCGCAagcaaggaggaggatgaggatgttccTGTGGTGTATTATAAGTGGACGGGGGAGTTTTT GACCCCCCTACCCATCCTATCCTACGAAGCCTGGATCAAGAATAAACTCAAATACGTGTATCCGTTTACTCCTGCGCCGAACTGGCAGAATGGCGTTGATCGGGATCGAGAGCGAGAGATGCTTTTGTCCAAGGTGTTGTGGGcgagtagtagtggtggggCGACGGATGATGATTTGAGGGCTTTGAGGGATAATGAGAAGGATTGGGCGTGGTTGAGGGAGACTTTGGATCCGGATGTTTTTGGCGGGTTTTTGTAtgaggcgaggaggagggtttaTTGA
- a CDS encoding alpha-mannosyltransferase (CAZy:GT71;~COG:G;~EggNog:ENOG410PHW7;~InterPro:IPR022751,IPR029044;~PFAM:PF11051;~go_function: GO:0016757 - transferase activity, transferring glycosyl groups [Evidence IEA];~go_process: GO:0006486 - protein glycosylation [Evidence IEA]), which yields MAALRSQHRRRIALIILGIFAVFTWTFAASRSQSAGRATSHEQFWSEFYPILMASEPYSNSPTRVANADSVGFDPKNTDPLPDLLRLSKEDVSAMRLSHSKFVDLINQNPPSLHYQPHTRGLVSTAGGSYLPVLVISLRMLRRSGSTLPMEVFLASWDEYDGYVCQVVLPSLNAQCIVLSEILDAIPDSRSIEKYQYKVFAMMFSSFEEILFLDADAFALHDPEILFTSEPFTSKGLVTWPDFWRPTTSPLYYKIVSQDETAPGKNKKQRQHQHQQQNPATIRQSTESGELLLSKRTHTRTLLLAAYYNFYGPSHYYPLLSQGAAGEGDKETFIAAAIALNEPFYQVSEPIRAVGRGTPDGFAGSTMVQYNPIEDYALTKKGEWRVRGASVPPPHPFFVHVNFPKFNPATVFHDNGPVVDENGRYTRAWTAPDDVVEAFGGKKTEKAYWREILWTACALEGKSISWKGRDDICFKTADYWSSVFEGMEGVDLA from the coding sequence ATGGCAGCACTCCGATCACAACATCGGCGACGGATCGCTCTAATCATCCTAGGAATATTTGCCGTTTTCACCTGGACTTTCGCAGCGTCACGATCGCAGAGTGCCGGCAGAGCTACCAGCCATGAACAATTCTGGTCTGAGTTCTACCCTATACTCATGGCCTCAGAGCCCTACTCCAATTCTCCAACAAGAGTCGCAAACGCCGATTCTGTGGGATTCGACCCCAAGAACACCGATCCACTACCTGACCTCCTGCGCCTCTCCAAAGAGGACGTCTCCGCCATGAGACTCTCACACAGCAAGTTCGTCGACTTAATTAATCAAAATCCACCGAGCCTACACTACCAACCACACACTCGCGGCCTTGTCTCGACAGCCGGCGGGTCTTACCTCcccgtcctcgtcatctcccTGCGAATGCTTCGCCGAAGTGGCTCGACGCTTCCGATGGAAGTCTTCCTCGCCAGCTGGGATGAGTACGATGGTTATGTCTGTCAGGTTGTACTTCCTTCCCTGAACGCGCAATGTATCGTTCTCTCCGAGATTCTCGACGCCATTCCCGACAGTAGGTCCATCGAGAAATACCAATACAAAGTCTTTGCCATGatgttctcctccttcgaAGAGATTCTCTTCCTAGACGCAGATGCATTTGCTCTCCACGACCCAGAAATATTGTTTACATCCGAACCATTCACCTCAAAAGGTCTAGTCACCTGGCCGGACTTCTGGCGACCAACCACATCACCACTATACTACAAGATTGTATCACAGGATGAAACCGCACCCGGCAAAAACAAAAAGCAgcgccaacaccaacaccaacaacaaaacccCGCTACAATTCGCCAATCCACCGAATCAGGAGAACTGCTCCTCTCCAAACGAACACATACAcgcaccctcctcctcgccgcatACTACAACTTCTACGGCCCCAGCCACTACTACCCTCTCCTTTCACAAGGCGCCGCCGGCGAAGGAGACAAGGAGACTTTCATCGCAGCAGCCATCGCCCTCAACGAGCCCTTCTACCAAGTCAGCGAGCCCATCCGCGCAGTGGGTAGAGGGACGCCCGATGGCTTTGCAGGGTCCACCATGGTCCAATACAATCCAATAGAAGACTATGCGTTGACCAAGAAAGGCGAGTGGCGCGTCCGGGGCGCATCCGTACCACCCCCACATCCATTCTTTGTCCATGTCAACTTTCCCAAGTTCAATCCGGCTACGGTGTTTCATGATAACGGGCcggttgtggatgagaacgGGAGATATACGCGAGCGTGGACGGCGCcggatgatgtggtggaggcatttgggggaaagaagacggagaaggcgTATTGGAGGGAGATTCTGTGGACGGCGTGTGCTCTTGAGGGTAAGAGTATTAGttggaaggggagggatgaTATTTGTTTCAAGACGGCGGATTATTGGAGTTCGGTTtttgaggggatggagggggtggatcTTGCTTAG
- the WWM1_1 gene encoding WW domain-containing protein (COG:S;~EggNog:ENOG410PSKF;~InterPro:IPR036020,IPR001202;~PFAM:PF00397;~TransMembrane:1 (i165-183o);~go_function: GO:0005515 - protein binding [Evidence IEA]), with translation MPPPPPSVPEGWKAEFDHRYQAWYYINIHTRQSHWERPDQPALPAGPVPPPAGAPPSRETATTTTTTTTTHDRPVGQGGPNPDDHNLPEVYTPQPASQSAYAPNPEQGYTSYQQPQYGYNGYNHNLTYSPYPAYPNQYLNPYQNTYDPSQPPHTQKQKTSLRKKVATALGLGGGGLISGIILGETI, from the exons atgcctccgcctcctccctctgTACCCGAGGGTTGGAAAGCCGAGTTTGACCATCGGTATCAAGCATG GTACTATATCAATATCCATACCAGACAGTCCCACTGGGAACGACCAGACCAGCCAGCCCTGCCTGCTGGACCCGTTCCGCCTCCTGCCGGCGCCCCACCTAGTCGTGagactgctactactactactactactactactacacacGATCGACCAGTGGGCCAAGGAGGTCCGAATCCAGATGACCATAACCTACCGGAAGTGTACACTCCACAGCCTGCGTCACAGTCTGCCTACGCGCCAAACCCAGAACAAGGATACACTAGCTACCAGCAGCCACAATACGGTTACAACGGCTATAATCACAACCTTACTTATTCCCCGTACCCTGCATATCCGAATCAGTATCTCAATCCATACCAAAACACCTATGATCCATCCCAGCCTCCCCACacccagaagcagaagacaAGCTTAAGGAAGAAAGTTGCAACTGCCCTAGGATTAGGCGGAGGAGGACTAATTAGCGGAATTATACTCGGGGAGACTATCTAG
- a CDS encoding aminophospholipid-translocating P4-type ATPase DNF3 (COG:P;~EggNog:ENOG410PHPX;~InterPro:IPR018303,IPR023298,IPR023299,IPR001757, IPR032630,IPR006539,IPR036412,IPR008250,IPR023214, IPR032631;~PFAM:PF13246,PF00122,PF16209,PF00702,PF16212;~TransMembrane:10 (i343-360o366-385i583-605o617-637i644-661o1356-1376i1406-1428o1440-1457i1469-1488o1516-1536i);~go_component: GO:0016021 - integral component of membrane [Evidence IEA];~go_function: GO:0000166 - nucleotide binding [Evidence IEA];~go_function: GO:0000287 - magnesium ion binding [Evidence IEA];~go_function: GO:0005524 - ATP binding [Evidence IEA];~go_function: GO:0140326 - ATPase-coupled intramembrane lipid transporter activity [Evidence IEA];~go_process: GO:0015914 - phospholipid transport [Evidence IEA]), with the protein MSQHDDVPESNHGPQESTSAEHTTGGNGGSTPVPQLPRSQSLDINRARGGAVPGRPSLSPSRTVSDAGRRSSQHHVRFSTDLERPAPEEVRGSDADRRPASRGLTINTNLAQLQVPSSGRSPGHSATSPLSPNSTLSPPSPQSPESGGRSRSRHRGYSLRRTIFAKNIESAVTSPGAIELGQAQAVSPQEGASADVSERKSEEVPRQSTEDEKQDVLVTQKSASDPNLDLSTTYYSESSDNPKHSRHLSTSVSYEKWLKRRAVIATLMLRLEDMLETARKTILRIKDIPPSKDGRHIDLDATRTEALVDERTGNPYVGNSIRSSRYSFWSFFPRQLFAQFTKLANFYFLIVAILQMIPGLSTTGSFTTLVPLLIFVAISMGKEGFDDWRRYRLDKEENNRYAFVLRPGAGIPPQMCASDSMSVSSESQDWVPVKWRDIKVGDVIRLERDQPVPADMVLLHADGPNGIAYIETMALDGETTLKNKQPAHPIAKVCGTVEGICSSALHFAVEDPNMDLYKFDGNVTIAAEEKLPLTNNEIVYRGSILRNTECAYGMVIYTGEECKIRMNANKNPRIKSPSLQAKVNRVVMLIVLLVVCLSVGCTLAYKFWFHQQVEPKAWYLTQASVAIGPIFTSFLIMFNTMIPISLYVSMEIVKVAQMLLLNSDIDMYDPETDTPIEARTSTINEELGQVSYVFSDKTGTLTNNSMRFRKMSVAGTAWYHDFDLVEEAAKAGDHTKLIHKKRSAKGKKALSRKSNVSEARREPPRTSMSMTNGLDGRGASMRNNRTTDMIKYIQRKPYTVFARKAKMFILAMALCHTCIPEDDEFGNVSFQAASPDELALVMAAQELGYLVRDRQPNTLTIRTYPNGPDDKPCDEVYQIMDVIEFSSARKRMSVVVRMPDQRICVFCKGADSILMRLLKRAELAQEKAVEIERRASKRKAAEAAQVVRRNSEYHSRKDSGLRTSFGRPSMARRRSSITGDHVSALRESIDVWLRDRETDGGILTRGDDPEYYSPRPSAQLGRASSTWSDSGSSIHENEEEELVEEALVVNEAAVFERCFQHLNDFATEGLRTLLYGHRFLDEAAYNKWKAAYHEASTSLVDRQEKIEQVGEQIEQQLELTGATAIEDKLQKGVPEAIDKLRRANIKMWMLTGDKRETAINIGHSCRLVKDYSTLVILDHETGEVEQSIVKLTADITKGGVAHSVIVVDGQTLSIIESDQILAAQFFRLAVLVDSVICCRASPKQKAFLVKSIRQQVKGSVTLAIGDGANDIAMIQEAHVGIGITGKEGLQAARISDYSIAQFRFLLKLLLVHGRWNYIRACKYTLGTFWKEMLFYLTQALYQRWNGYTGTSIYESWSLSMFNTLFTSLAVIFLGIFTKDLSASTLLAVPELYTKGQRNGGFNIRLYLGWTFMAACEAMMIYFCMFGLFENVMFTHTGSDIFSAGLLSFTACVIVINTKLQALEVHNKTYLCLVVWIISVGGWFCWNLILDRRYNPSSGDGIYHVLGNFVYASGHDLAFWAALLVTVIAVIVFEMTVSSVRALFFPTDVDVFQEYEQDLDIRRRFEEAAASELQQGWDHGKKKSSFELAREEEMEVREQQVRELLARPRVMVTGSKTGSGPVEMEDVELGGYGTSTPPEGEEVPKTPRRSVEVHELFTKGFGAIRKGHLK; encoded by the coding sequence ATGTCCCAACATGATGATGTACCCGAGTCCAATCACGGTCCGCAGGAAAGCACGTCGGCGGAACATACAACCGGAGGAAATGGCGGCTCGACTCCAGTACCGCAACTGCCACGGAGCCAGTCCTTGGATATAAACCGTGCTCGAGGCGGTGCAGTCCCCGGCCGACCGtccctctctccatctcgaACCGTGTCGGATGCTGGCCGAAGATCATCGCAACATCATGTCCGTTTTTCGACCGACTTGGAGCGTCCGGCCCCGGAGGAAGTTCGAGGTTCGGACGCCGACCGACGGCCCGCGTCCAGAGGGTTAACAATCAACACAAATCTCGCTCAATTGCAGGTGCCTTCATCGGGCAGGTCCCCAGGACATAGCGCAACCTCGCCTTTGTCGCCCAATTCGACATtgtcccctccctccccacagAGTCCGGAATCCGGCGGTCGTTCAAGATCGCGTCATCGTGGGTATTCGCTGCGACGGACAATCTTTGCAAAGAATATTGAGTCCGCTGTTACGTCCCCGGGTGCGATCGAGCTGGGTCAAGCCCAGGCTGTTAGCCCACAGGAAGGCGCTTCTGCTGATGTTTCCGAGCGGAAATCGGAGGAGGTGCCGCGTCAGTCCACTGAAGATGAGAAGCAAGACGTTCTAGTAACGCAAAAATCCGCATCCGATCCGAACCTGGACTTGTCGACAACGTATTACTCAGAGTCTTCAGATAACCCCAAACACAGCAGGCACCTCTCCACAAGTGTCTCCTATGAGAAATGGCTCAAGCGGAGGGCTGTCATTGCCACGCTGATGCTTCGTCTGGAGGACATGCTCGAGACGGCACGTAAAACCATCCTTCGTATTAAGGACATTCCGCCCAGCAAAGACGGTCGGCACATTGACCTTGACGCGACTCGCACCGAAGCGCTCGTCGATGAGAGAACCGGAAACCCCTATGTCGGAAACTCCATCCGTTCCAGTCGTTACAGCTTTTGGAGTTTCTTTCCCCGCCAACTGTTCGCGCAGTTTACGAAGCTGGCCAACTTCTATTTCCTTATTGTTGCGATCCTACAGATGATTCCTGGTCTGAGTACCACCGGTTCATTTACCACACTCGTGCCGCTGTTGATCTTCGTTGCTATTTCAATGGGCAAAGAAGGCTTCGATGATTGGCGTCGCTATCGCTTAGACAAGGAAGAAAATAACCGTTATGCATTTGTCCTTCGCCCTGGTGCAGGTATCCCTCCCCAGATGTGCGCTAGCGACAGCATGTCCGTTTCAAGTGAGTCTCAGGACTGGGTCCCAGTGAAGTGGAGAGATATCAAAGTTGGCGACGTCATCCGATTGGAGCGTGATCAGCCTGTACCGGCAGATATGGTCCTGCTTCATGCTGACGGACCGAATGGTATCGCTTATATCGAAACCATGGCTCTGGACGGTGAGACAACTTTAAAGAACAAACAGCCTGCTCATCCTATCGCAAAGGTCTGTGGGACAGTTGAGGGCATTTGTAGCAGTGCTTTGCATTTCGCCGTCGAGGACCCCAACATGGACCTTTACAAGTTTGATGGCAATGTGACCATCGCCGCGGAAGAGAAACTTCCATTGACCAACAATGAGATCGTATACCGCGGTAGTATTCTGCGCAATACCGAATGTGCGTATGGCATGGTCATCTATACCGGCGAGGAGTGTAAGATTCGGATGAACGCAAACAAGAACCCTCGCATCAAGTCGCCCTCTCTCCAGGCCAAGGTCAACCGGGTTGTTATGCTGATCGTGCTCCTTGTCGTTTGCTTGTCGGTAGGATGCACTCTCGCTTACAAGTTTTGGTTTCATCAGCAAGTCGAGCCCAAGGCATGGTATCTCACTCAGGCGAGTGTAGCCATCGGCCCtatcttcacctccttcctGATCATGTTCAATACGATGATTCCCATCTCGCTATACGTGAGTATGGAAATTGTCAAGGTCGCGCAGATGCTCCTGCTGAATTCCGACATCGACATGTATGACCCCGAGACTGACACTCCGATCGAAGCTCGCACGTCCACCATCAACGAGGAACTGGGCCAAGTCAGCTATGTATTTTCGGATAAGACCGGTACCTTGACCAACAATTCGATGCGCTTCCGCAAGATGAGTGTTGCTGGCACTGCATGGTACCATGACTTTGATCTTGTCGAAGAGGCGGCCAAGGCCGGTGATCATACGAAATTGATCCACAAGAAACGCAGcgcaaaaggaaagaaggcgCTCAGCCGCAAGTCAAACGTTTCGGAGGCGCGGAGAGAGCCTCCCCGAACCTCGATGTCCATGACGAACGGCCTGGACGGACGTGGCGCCTCTATGCGCAACAACCGTACCACCGATATGATCAAATATATTCAGCGCAAGCCTTACACCGTCTTTGCCCGCAAGGCCAAGATGTTCATCTTGGCCATGGCGTTGTGTCACACTTGTATCCCGGAAGATGACGAGTTTGGCAATGTCTCTTTCCAGGCAGCATCGCCCGATGAGTTGGCCTTGGTTATGGCCGCTCAGGAGCTTGGCTACCTCGTTCGCGACCGGCAGCCAAATACCCTTACCATTCGGACCTATCCCAACGGACCCGATGACAAGCCTTGCGATGAGGTATATCAGATCATGGATGTTATCGAGTTCTCAAGCGCTCGTAAACGTATGTCGGTTGTGGTGCGGATGCCTGACCAACGCATTTGCGTGTTCTGCAAGGGCGCTGATAGCATTCTGATGCGATTGCTGAAACGTGCCGAGCTCGCGCAGGAGAAGGCCGTGGAGATTGAGAGGCGCGCCAGCAAACGCAAGGCGGCCGAGGCTGCCCAGGTCGTGAGGCGCAACAGCGAGTATCACAGTCGTAAGGATAGCGGGCTTCGGACCAGTTTTGGCCGGCCTAGCATGGCCCGCCGGCGATCAAGTATTACCGGCGACCACGTATCGGCTCTAAGAGAAAGCATCGACGTTTGGCTGCGCGACCGGGAGACCGATGGTGGAATCTTGACGCGAGGGGACGATCCTGAGTATTACAGTCCTCGCCCCTCTGCCCAATTGGGACGCGCTTCGAGCACATGGTCGGATTCTGGAAGCTCCATCCacgagaatgaggaggaagagcttgTGGAGGAGGCTTTGGTTGTAAACGAGGCTGCCGTGTTCGAGCGGTGCTTCCAGCATCTCAACGACTTTGCGACAGAGGGGTTGCGTACGCTCCTGTATGGGCACCGCTTCCTTGACGAAGCTGCCTACAACAAGTGGAAGGCTGCCTATCACGAAGCCTCCACTAGCCTTGTTGACAGacaggagaagatcgaacAGGTTGGTGAACAAATCGAGCAACAGCTCGAGTTGACTGGCGCAACGGCCATCGAAGACAAGCTGCAGAAGGGCGTTCCCGAGGCGATCGACAAGCTGCGCCGTGCGAACATCAAGATGTGGATGCTGACTGGCGACAAGCGAGAGAccgccatcaacatcggTCACTCCTGCCGTCTGGTAAAGGATTACTCGACCCTTGTCATTCTGGATCATGAGACTGGAGAGGTCGAGCAGTCAATTGTCAAATTGACAGCCGACATCACCAAGGGCGGCGTGGCTCATTCGGTTATTGTAGTTGATGGGCAGACACTATCCATAATCGAGTCAGACCAAATCCTGGCGGCACAGTTTTTCAGGCTGGCCGTGCTAGTTGATTCGGTTATCTGCTGCCGTGCCAGTCCTAAGCAGAAAGCCTTCCTGGTCAAGTCAATCCGTCAACAAGTCAAGGGTAGCGTGACCCTGGCGATTGGTGATGGTGCGAACGATATTGCCATGATCCAGGAAGCTCACGTTGGCATCGGCATTACTGGTAAGGAGGGATTGCAGGCGGCCCGAATCTCGGATTATTCGATTGCCCAGTTCAGGTTCTTGCTGAAGTTGCTCCTTGTCCACGGTCGGTGGAACTATATCCGGGCGTGCAAGTACACGCTCGGGACATTTTGGAAGGAGATGCTGTTTTACTTGACGCAGGCTCTGTACCAGCGCTGGAACGGGTACACTGGCACCAGTATTTATGAGTCGTGGAGTTTGAGTATGTTCAACACTCTCTTCACGTCTCTGGCCGTTATCTTCCTTGGCATCTTTACCAAAGACCTCTCTGCTTCCACCCTCCTAGCTGTCCCAGAGTTATATACTAAAGGGCAGCGCAACGGCGGGTTCAACATTCGGCTGTATTTAGGCTGGACGTTCATGGCTGCATGTgaggccatgatgatctATTTCTGCATGTTTGGGCTGTTTGAAAATGTCATGTTCACGCACACAGGCAGTGACATTTTTTCAGCCGGTCTGCTCTCATTCACGGCCTGTGTTATCGTCATCAACACCAAGCTACAGGCCCTCGAGGTGCACAACAAGACGTATCTGTGCTTAGTTGTGTGGATCATTTCCGTTGGTGGTTGGTTCTGTTGGAACTTGATCCTCGATCGCCGGTACAACCCCAGCTCTGGCGACGGGATCTACCATGTTCTGGGTAACTTTGTCTATGCATCAGGCCACGACCTCGCTTTTTGGGCAGCTTTGCTTGTCACCGTCATCGCAGTGATCGTGTTCGAAATGACCGTGAGTTCCGTCCGGGCGCTCTTTTTCCCTACGGACGTGGACGTCTTCCAGGAATATGAGCAGGACTTGGACATTCGAAGACGGTTTGAGGAAGCCGCTGCATCTGAGCTGCAACAAGGCTGGGATCacggcaagaagaaatcCAGCTTTGAGCTGGCTcgcgaggaagagatggaagtgCGCGAACAACAGGTTCGGGAACTTCTTGCTCGGCCACGAGTGATGGTGACCGGTAGCAAGACAGGCTCTGGCCCTgttgagatggaagatgttgaACTGGGCGGATACGGCACCAGCACTCCTccggagggtgaagaggtgCCCAAGACTCCCCGCCGGTCCGTTGAGGTTCATGAGTTGTTTACGAAGGGATTCGGAGCCATCCGAAAGGGGCATTTGAAGtga